A region of the Helicobacter pylori NQ4053 genome:
AAGATATTATGGGCTATTGCGTTTTGACTTTAATTTTTGTAGGCTTAGTCGTGTGTGGGGTGTTTTATTTTTTAGTGTGAGTTTTTTATGCCTAAAACCATGCTCTTTTCAATGGGGTAAGTTTTCTCTTTTTACCCCTTAAACGCTCTTGTAATTAAGACTTATTTCGTTACAATAACCCCCATAATAACCTAAGGAAGTGTTTTGTTTTTCAAATTTATTTTATGTTTATTATTAGGAATGTTTGCATGGGCAAAAGAGATTATTCCCACCCCTTCAACCCCATTAACGCCCTCTAAACGCTATTCTATCAATTTGATGACTGAAAATGATGGTTATATCAACCCTTACATTGATGAGTATTATACCGCAGGCAATCAAATAGGCTTTTCTACTAAAGAGTTTGATTTTTCTAAAAATAAAGCGATGAAATGGTCTTCGTATTTAGGGTTTTTCAATAAAAGCCCTAGGGTTACTCGTTTTGGTATTTCTCTCGCCCAAGACATGTATACCCCCTCACTTGCAAACAGAAAACTGGTGCATTTGCATGACAACCACCCTTATGGGGGGTATTTACGGGTGAATTTGAACGTGTATAACCGCCATCAAACTTTTATGGAATTATTCACGCTTTCTTTAGGCACGACAGGGCAAGATTCTTTGGCCGCTCAAACGCAGCGTCTCATTCATAAATGGGGTCATGACCCCCAATTTTATGGCTGGAACACGCAGCTCAAAAACGAATTTATCTTTGAATTGCACTACCAATTGCTTAAAAAAGTCCCTCTTTTAAAGACTCGTTTTTTTTCTATGGAGTTGATGCCTGGGTTTAATGTGGAGCTTGGGAATGCGAGAGATTATTTCCAACTCGGCTCGCTCTTTAGGGCTGGGTATAACTTGGACGCTGATTATGGTGTCAATAAGGTCAATACCGCTTTTGATGGGGGCATGCCTTATAGCGATAAATTTTCTATCTATTTTTTTGTAGGGGCTTTTGGGCGCTTCCAACCCCTTAACATCTTCATTCAAGGCAATAGCCCTGCAACTAGGGGCATTGCTAATTTGGAATACTTTGTTTATGCCAGTGAAATAGGAGCGGCTATGATGTGGCGCAGCCTCAGGGTGGCTTTTACGATCACCGATATTAGTAAAACCTTTCAATCCCAGCCTAAGCACCATCAAATCGGCACTTTAGAATTGAATTTCGCTTTTTAATTTAATATCAGTTTAATATTTTTCTTCCTATATGGTATTTATATGATATTTTTGGGCAATTTAAGATGAATATCGGTAGCGTTTTGAATGAATTTGTTACTAATTTTCACTTTATTACACCAAATTTTTCCTTATTACAAACAACTTTGAAATAAACGATTTCCATTTAAAAATCAGCCTTATACTTCTAATAGGTTGCCTCGAGCAACACTTTAATACAAGGAGTCTAAAAAATGAAAGACGCAAGAGTTCAGGTGATGGGTATTGATGCCGGTGGTACCATGACGGACACATTTTTTGTGAAAGAAAATGGCAGTTTCGTAGTCGGTAAAGCCCAAAGCAACCCAGAAGATGAGAGCCTAGCTATTTATAATAGCTCGCAAGACGCTTTATCGCACTGGCAATCGGATGTGAGTAAGGTTTATCCAGAGTTGGTCACTTGCGTGTATTCAGGCACGGCGATGCTCAATCGGGTCGTCCAAAGGCGTGGGATGGAAGTGGGCCTGATTTGCAATAAGGGTTTTGAGCAAATGCATTCTATGGGCAGAGCGTTGCAATCCTACTTGGGGTATGCACTAGAAGAAAGGCTGCATATCAACACGCACAAGTATGATGATCCACTGATTCCTTTAAAAAGGATTAGAGGCGTTACAGAAAGAACCGATGTCAAGGGGCAAGTGGTTATCCCAGTGCGTCAAGAAGAGGTTAAAGTTGCTGTTAAGGAGCTTTTAGAAGCGGGTGCAAAAGCCATTGTGATTTGCTTGTTGCAATCTCATAAAAACGCTGAAAGCGAGCGGATCGTTAGAGATATAGCGTTAAAAGAAATTGAAAAATTGGGTAAAAATATTCCTGTATTCGCTTCTGTGGATTACTACCCTCAAAGAAAAGAAAGCCACAGAATGAACACCACTATCTTGGAAGCTTATGCGGCTGAGCCAAGCAGGCAAACTCTCTCTAAAGTCAGTAACCGCTTCAAAGAGCATGGCGCTAAATTCGATCTTAGGGTGATGGCAACGCATGGAGGCACCATTAGCTGGAAAGCTAAAGAGCTCGCTAGGACTATTGTGAGCGGCCCTATTGGAGGCGTGATTGGATCTAAATTGCTAGGCGAAACGCTGGGTTATGACAATATTGCATGCAGCGATATTGGCGGCACGAGCTTTGACATGGCGCTTATCGTTAAGAGCAATTTTAACATCGCTTCTGACCCTGATATGGCGCGTCTTGTCTTATCCTTACCGCTTGTGGCTATGGATTCCGTTGGCGCAGGTGCGGGGAGTTTTGTGCGCATTGATCCGCACAGCCGATCTGTCAAACTAGGGCCTGACAGCGCGGGGTATAGAGTTGGCACTTGTTGGAAAGACAGCGGTTTAGACACGGTTTCGGTGACAGATTGCCACATTGTTTTGGGCTATTTGAATCCGGATAATTTCTTAGGAGGCCTAATCAAATTAGATGTGGATAGGGCTAAAAAACACATTAAAGAGCAAATCGCTGATCCGTTAGGCATTAGCGTAGAAGATGCGGCTGCGGGTGTGATTGAATTGCTTGATTTGGAGCTTAAAGAATACTTGCGATCCAATATTAGCGCTAAAGGGTATAGCCCATCTGACTTTGCGTGCTTTTCGTATGGTGGTGCGGGGCCTGTGCACACTTATGGCTATACAGAAGGCTTAGGGTTTAAGGATGTGGTAGTGCCTGCATGGGCGGCTGGATTTAGCGCTTTTGGTTGCGCTTGCGCTGATTTTGAATACAGATACGACAAGAGCGTTGATATAGCTATTCCGCAGTATTCTTCAGACGAGTCCAAAATAGAGGCATGCAAGATCATTCAAGACGCATGGGATGAATTGACTCTCAAAGTGATTGAAGAGTTTAAGATTAATGGATTCTCTGAAAAAGATGTGATTCTAAGACCTGGATACAGGATGCAGTATATGGGGCAATTGAACGATTTAGAGATCACTTCTCCTGTATCAAAAGCTACAAGCGTGGCTGATTGGGAAGAGATTGTCAAAGAATATGAAAAAACCTACGCTCGCGTTTATTCTGAATCAGCGTGTTCGCCAGAGCTTGGCTTTAGCGTGACTGGCGTGATCATGCGTGGTGTTGTGGCTACGCAAAAACCTGTGATTCCGGTTGAAAAAGAGCATGGCGCTACGCCCCCAAAAGAGGCCAAAGTAGGCGTTAGAAAATTCTATCGGCATAAGCAATGGGTGGATGCAGATGTGTGGCACATGGAAAAGTTACTGCCTGGAAATGAAGTCATAGGGCCTGCGATCGTGGAAGCGGATTCAACCACCTTTGTGATACCCAAAGGCTTTGCGACAAGACTAGACAAACACCGATTGTTCCACTTGAAAGAAATTAAATAAAGGAGTTCAAAATGGCAAATTTATTGAAAAACGGCAAAACTTTAAAACAAGCTAGAGATGAAATCCTAGCCAGGACAGAAAAAACAGGGCATTATAATGGCCTTAAAAAACTAGAGTTTAAAGAAAGAGATCCGATCGGTTATGAGAAGATGTTCTCTAAATTAAGAGGCGGTATCGTGCATGCCAGAGAAACAGCTAAAAGGATTGCTGCAAGCCCTATTGTTGAGCAAGAGGGTGAATTGTGCTTCACGCTTTATAACGCTGTGGGCGATAGCGTGCTGACTTCTACGGGCATCATTATCCATGTAGGCACTATGGGATCGGCTATTAAATACATGGTAGAGAATAATTGGGAAGATAACCCTGGTATCAATGACAAGGATATTTTCACCAATAACGACTGCGCGATTGGGAATGTGCACCCATGCGATATTATGACTCTTGTGCCTATCTTTCACGATGAAAAATTGATTGGGTGGGTAGGCGGTGTTACGCATGTGATTGATACGGGATCAGTTACTCCAGGATCGATGAGTACCGGACAGGTTCAAAGGTTTGGGGATGGATACATGATCACTTGCCGTAAAACAGGGGCGAATGATGAGAGCTTTAAGGATTGGTTGCATGAATCTCAAAGATCAGTAAGAACGCCTAAATATTGGATTTTGGATGAAAGGACTAGGATTGCTGGGTGCCACATGATTAGGGATTTAGTGATGGAAGTCATTAAAGAAGATGGCATTGATTCTTACATGCGATTTATTGATGAAGTGATTGAAGAGGGGAGGAGAGGCCTTATCTCTAGGATCAAATCCATGACCATACCCGGCAAGTATAGAAAGGTCGCTTTTGTGGATGTGCCTTATGCGCATAAGGATATTGGCGTGTGCTCTGAATTTGCTAAGCTAGACACGATCATGCACTCTCCTGTGGAAATAACTATCAATAAAGACGCTACATGGAAATTGGATTTTGATGGTGCGTCTAGGTGGGGATGGCACTCTTTCAATTGTAACCAAGTGTCTTTTACTAGCGGTATTTGGGTGATGATGACTCAAACCTTAATACCCACTTCTCGCATCAACGATGGTGCTTATTTTGCGACTCAATTCAGGCTCAAAAAAGGGACTTGGATGAATCCAGATGACAGGCGCACCGGGCATGCTTATGCGTGGCATTTCTTGGTATCAGGCTGGAGCGCTTTGTGGAGAGGCTTGTCTCAAGCGTATTACAGCCGAGGGTATTTAGAAGAAGTCAATTCTGGAAACGCTAACACTTCTAACTGGTTGCAAGGCGGCGGTATCAACCAGGATGGAGAAATCCATGCGGTGAATAGCTTTGAGACGAGCTCTTGTGGGACTGGAGCTTGCGCGATAAAAGACGGCTTGAATCACGCAGCAGCTATTTGGAATCCAGAGGGTGATATGGGCGATATTGAAATCTGGGAAATGGCAGAACCTCTCCTCTATTTGGGTAGGAATGTCAAGGCCAATACCGGTGGGTATGGGAAATATCGGGGCGGTAATGGGTTTGAAACCTTAAGAATGGTGTGGGGCGCGCATGATTGGACCATGTTCTTTATGGGTAATGGCTACATGAATAGCGATTGGGGCATGATGGGTGGTTATCCAGCGGCCAGTGGTTATAGGTTTGAAGCGCATAACACCAACTTAGAAAATAGGATTAAAAATAACGCCAGTTTGCCTTTAGGGGGTGATTTCAACCCAACGGATCGAGGTTATGAAAAACACATTTCTCATGCGTCTCAAGTCAAAAGGGATAAGCAATGCATCACCACTGAGAACTGCTTTGATAATTACGACTTGTATTTGAATTACATCAAAGGCGGTCCTGGATTTGGCGATCCTATTGAAAGGGATTTGAATGCGATTTTAGAAGATCTAAACAGCAAACAGCTATTGCCAGAATACGCTTACAAGGTTTATGGTGCGATTGTGAGCCAGAATAAAGACGGCGTGTGGGTGGGTGATGAAGCTAAAACGAAAGCCAGAAGAAAAGAAATTCTTGAAAACAGAAAGGCTAGATCCATCCCTGTAAAAGAATGGATGGAGCAAGAGAGAAACGCTATTCTTGAAAAAGAGGCTTCCAAACAGGTTAAGCACATGTATGCGACTAGCTTTGATCTCTCGCCTAGGTTCTTGAATGATTTTAAAGCATTCTGGAACTTGCCAAAGAATTGGACTGTGGAAGAAGATGAGCTTGGCGTATTCACCTATGGATCTAAATACAGGATGGATTTGAGCAAATTGCCCGATGTGCACACGGTTGTGTTGGTTGATGAGAAATAAGATTTTTGTGAAGGAGAATGGTTATGTCAAAATACACACAAGAACAAATTAAAAATTTGGTAGAGGGGAACTTGGATTGGAACACTGTCTTAAAGATGCTGAGCATGCCTAAAGATCATGAGAGATTCCAAATGTATTTGAAGGTGTTGCAAGATAAGGTGGATTTTGATGATAAAATCGTCTTACCTTTGGGGCCGCATTTGTTTGTGGTGCAAGATCCTCAAAAGAAGTGGGTCATTAAGTGTTCATGCGGTCATGCGTTTTGCGCTCCAGAGGAGAATTGGAAATTGCATGCAAACATCTATGTGCGCGATACAGCAGAAAAAATGGAAGAGGTGTATCCTAAACTCTTAGCCAGTGATACTCACTGGCAAGTGTATCGGGAGTATATTTGCCCGGATTGCGGCATCCTTTTAGATGTTGAAGCCCCAACTCCTTGGTATCCTGTGATCCATGATTTTGAGCCTGATATAGAGGTGTTTTATAAAGATTGGCTAGGCATACAGCCCCCAGAAAGACGCTAAAACCGCTCAATCCTTTTTATGAAAGAGGCTTTATGCCTCTTGGCACTAAAAGCTTGGGTTAATTCAACTCAAGCAAATTCTTTCAATCCCAACAAATTCAGCCACAAATTAGGACTTTTTCAAAATTTTAAGCTCTTTTTCTTTTTTTTTGATTTAATACTAGGTATAATTTTAATTCCACCTAACAAGGAAAAGCTATGAAAGTAACACAAGGCATTGCTAACGACTTTTTTGCCCTAACAAACACGATATTTTCTGTCCTTGTACACCAGCGAAACCACACTCGGGAAGAAGAAAATTGTGGAAAATTACTGCAAGATATTGTCAATATCTCTAAAAATAAAAAAACGCATTTTATGAGTTCTATCACTATGCTTTCAATAAAATAAAGGGTTTTTTTTGACTAAAAAATTCATGTCTTGGATGGTGGTTATCGGGGCTTTAATTTGCGTGCTTTTAGGGGTGTTTATCTTCTTTACTAGCATGTCGGTTAAAAAATCTTTAAGCGCTTATCTTAACGCTTATTTGGATCAACGCCCCCATATTAAAGGCATGGGGATTGCAGGCACTCCTTTTGAATGCGAAGGGTTTTTTAAAATTGCATGCACTTCTAAAGAGCTGAGTTTTTTGGATTCTCAAAACTCCCCTATTGTGGATTTTAAAAATTTAAATATCAAGCTCCATTCTTTAGACAAAAGCTCTCTTACCCTTTCTATCAGCTCTCAAATCAAATCCCCTATTTTAGAACAAGATATTCAGCAAAAAACCCATCAAATCCCCCTGAAAGACTTGAATGCCTTATTGGAAAAAATTAAACCCACACGCTTGAATTGCTCTTTAAAATTCAACGCTTTAGATGAAAAAACCTTAAACGACAACTTAAAATGCGATTTGACTAATGCAGAAAATATCCTTGCTTACACTTTTTTTCAAGAGGGTTTAATGGAGGCGCAAGAAAATTTATCCCTTAAAAATATTTTTAAAACCTTAAGTTCTAAAGACGCCAAAGCCATAGAAGAGTTGCAAGACAAACTGCGTTTTTTAGTGCCAAAGTTGGGCGTTTCTATCCAAGCGCACCATCTTAAAAATGTTTTAGAAGCCTTTTATCACCAACATAAAGAGAGTTTGGGCTTTTTTTCCCCTTATTTTAGTTTGCGATCTCAAACCCCTAGCGTCTCTTATGAAAGCGCGTTAGCTTCTTTAGAAAACTATTTTATGACCTTGTTCCAATCCCGTTTTAAAGACAATACAGAGCTCCAACAGAATTTTAAAGGGTTGTTGCAAGCCTTTGTTTCTATGGCTAAAGACAAACGATCCCAGATCACTCTTAACGCCCAAGCTAAAGACAACGCCAAGCTGACTTTTAACGCCCTGTTAGAAAGCCTTAGCGTGAATTTCTTTCAATCTTACAAAATAAGTCATGAGTGATTTCAAAGTCCCCCCCAAAGCTAAAGGGTTTAAACGCCTTTTTAAAGCCCTTTTTTATTCTAAAGACGGGCTTAAATGCGCATGGGCTGAAGAGAGCGCGTTTAGGCAAATTATTATCTTGGCTCTTTTTTGTATCGTTCTAGCGAGCTATCTAGCTAAAGATTTTTTAGAATGGGGGCTATTAATCTTGCCTTGTTTTTTATCGGTGGTGGTTGAACTCATCAATAGCTCTATTGAAAAGGCTGTGGATTTTACTGGCACCGAGTTCCACCCTTTAGCCAAAAAAGCTAAAGACATGGCCAGTTCAGCCCAACTGATAGGGCTTATTTTTTGGGCTTTGATTTGGGGGCGTTATCTTATAACGCTTTATTTTAATTAAATTTTAGGGAGATACATGCAAGATCGTTTAGTCAATGAAACAAAAAATATTGTAGAAGTGGGGATTGATTCTTCTATTGAAGAGAGCTATTTAGCTTATTCAATGAGCGTGATCATAGGGCGCGCTTTACCGGACGCTAGAGATGGCTTAAAGCCAGTGCATAGGCGTATTTTGTATGCGATGCATGAATTAGGCCTTACTTCCAAAGTCGCTTACAAAAAAAGCGCTAGGATCGTGGGTGATGTGATTGGTAAATACCACCCCCATGGCGATAACGCGGTTTATGATGCGCTAGTGAGAATGGCGCAAGATTTTTCTATGCGTTTGGAATTAGTGGATGGGCAGGGCAACTTTGGCTCTATTGATGGCGATAACGCTGCAGCGATGCGTTACACTGAAGCCAGAATGACCAAGGCGAGTGAAGAAATTTTAAGGGATATTGATAAAGACACCATTGATTTTGTGCCTAATTATGATGACACCTTAAAAGAGCCAGATATTCTACCAAGCCGTCTGCCTAACCTTTTAGTCAATGGGGCTAATGGGATCGCTGTAGGCATGGCGACTTCTATCCCCCCCCACAGAATTGATGAAATCATAGACGCTTTAGCGCATGTCTTAGAAAACCCTAACGCTGAATTAGATGAAATTTTGGAATTTGTCAAAGGGCCTGACTTTCCTACTGGTGGGATCATTTATGGCAAGGCGGGCATTGTTGAAGCCTATAAAACGGGGCGAGGGCGCGTGAAAGTGCGGGCCAAAGTGCATGTGGAAAAGACAAAAAATAAAGAAATCATCGTTTTAGATGAAATGCCTTTTCAAACCAATAAAGCCAAATTGGTGGAACAAATCAGCGATTTAGCGCGAGAAAAACAAATTGAAGGCATTAGCGAAGTGCGCGATGAGAGCGATAGAGAGGGCATTAGAGTGGTGATTGAATTAAAAAGAGACGCGATGAGTGAAATTGTCTTAAACCACCTTTACAAACTCACCACCATGGAAACCACTTTTAGCATCATTTTACTCGCTATTTACAATAAAGAGCCTAAGATTTTCACGCTTTTAGAGTTGTTGCACCTTTTCTTAAACCACAGAAAGACCATTATTATAAGACGCACGATTTTTGAATTAGAAAAAGCTAAAGCCAGAGCGCATATTTTAGAGGGCTATTTGATCGCCTTGGACAATATTGATGAAATCGTGCAACTCATTAAAACAAGTCCAAGCCCAGAAACGGCTAAAAACGCCTTAATAGAGCGTTTTACTTTGAGCGAAATCCAAAGCAAAGCCATTTTAGAAATGCGTTTGCAACGCTTGACAGGCCTTGAAAGGGATAAAATCAAAGAAGAATACCAAAACCTGCTAGAGCTTATTGATGATCTCAATGGGATTTTAAAGAGCGAAGATCGCTTGAATGAGGTCGTCAAAACAGAACTTTTAGAAGTCAAAGAGCAGTTTTCTTCTCCAAGGCGTACTGAAATTCAAGAATCGTATGAAAATATTGATATAGAAGATTTGATCGCTAATGAGCCTATGGTGGTGAGCATGAGCCATAAAGGATATGTGAAAAGAGTGGACTTAAAAGCTTATGAAAAACAAAATCGTGGCGGTAAAGGCAAGCTTTCAGGCAGCACTTATGAAGACGATTTCATTGAAAACTTTTTTGTGGCTAACACGCATGATATTTTGCTCTTTATCACCAATAAGGGGCAATTGTATCATTTGAAAGTCTATAAAATCCCAGAAGCGAGCCGGATCGCTATGGGTAAAGCTATTGTGAATTTAATCTCACTCGCTCCTAATGAAAAGATCATGGCAACCCTAAGCACTAAAGATTTTAGCGATGAACGCTCTTTAGCTTTCTTCACGAAAAATGGCGTGGTGAAGCGCACCAATTTGAGCGAATTTGGCGGTAATAGGAGTTATAGCGGTATCAGAGCGATTGTTTTAGATGAAGGCGATGAATTAGTCGGTGCAAAGATTGTGGATAAAAACGCTAAGCATTTGCTCATCGCATCTTATTTGGGCATGTTCATTAAATTCCCTTTAGAAGACGTGCGCGAAATAGGAAGAACTACTCGTGGGGTTATAGGGATCAAGCTGAATGAAAATGATTTTGTTGTCGGCGCGGTCGTCATTAGCGATGATGGCAACAAGCTTTTGAGCGTGAGCGAGAACGGGCTTGGTAAGCAAACTCTAGCTGAAGCGTATAGAGAGCAATCTCGTGGAGGTAAGGGGGTCATTGGCATGAAGATCACTCAAAAAACCGGCAATCTAGTGGGCGTTATCAGCGTGGATGATGAAAACTTGGATTTGATGATCCTTACTGCAAGCGCGAAAATGATTAGAGTTTCTATTAAAGATATTAGAGAAACCGGAAGAAATGCCAGTGGGGTAAAACTCATAAACACCGCCGATAAAGTCATGTATGTCAATTCTTGCCCTAAAGAAGAAGAGCCAGAAAATTTAGAAACCTCTTCGGTGCAAAATTTATTTGAGTGATGCGTTTCTTTTTATTTTTTTATTTTTTATTTTATTTTTTAGGGGTTTCTTTGCATGCCCTTAGCCCCCTAGAAAATCAAGAATTTTTAATTTCGTACCGCTTGAAAATCGTTGATTCTAGAGTGATGGGCGAAGAGTATTCTGTTTCTAAACCTATCGTTAGCCGCATCAAAACAGCCCCCTATGTCTTAGACTATCATTGCTCCATCATCACTCGCAACTTGCCCGATTTGAAAAAC
Encoded here:
- a CDS encoding lipid A deacylase LpxR family protein: MFFKFILCLLLGMFAWAKEIIPTPSTPLTPSKRYSINLMTENDGYINPYIDEYYTAGNQIGFSTKEFDFSKNKAMKWSSYLGFFNKSPRVTRFGISLAQDMYTPSLANRKLVHLHDNHPYGGYLRVNLNVYNRHQTFMELFTLSLGTTGQDSLAAQTQRLIHKWGHDPQFYGWNTQLKNEFIFELHYQLLKKVPLLKTRFFSMELMPGFNVELGNARDYFQLGSLFRAGYNLDADYGVNKVNTAFDGGMPYSDKFSIYFFVGAFGRFQPLNIFIQGNSPATRGIANLEYFVYASEIGAAMMWRSLRVAFTITDISKTFQSQPKHHQIGTLELNFAF
- a CDS encoding hydantoinase/oxoprolinase family protein, which encodes MKDARVQVMGIDAGGTMTDTFFVKENGSFVVGKAQSNPEDESLAIYNSSQDALSHWQSDVSKVYPELVTCVYSGTAMLNRVVQRRGMEVGLICNKGFEQMHSMGRALQSYLGYALEERLHINTHKYDDPLIPLKRIRGVTERTDVKGQVVIPVRQEEVKVAVKELLEAGAKAIVICLLQSHKNAESERIVRDIALKEIEKLGKNIPVFASVDYYPQRKESHRMNTTILEAYAAEPSRQTLSKVSNRFKEHGAKFDLRVMATHGGTISWKAKELARTIVSGPIGGVIGSKLLGETLGYDNIACSDIGGTSFDMALIVKSNFNIASDPDMARLVLSLPLVAMDSVGAGAGSFVRIDPHSRSVKLGPDSAGYRVGTCWKDSGLDTVSVTDCHIVLGYLNPDNFLGGLIKLDVDRAKKHIKEQIADPLGISVEDAAAGVIELLDLELKEYLRSNISAKGYSPSDFACFSYGGAGPVHTYGYTEGLGFKDVVVPAWAAGFSAFGCACADFEYRYDKSVDIAIPQYSSDESKIEACKIIQDAWDELTLKVIEEFKINGFSEKDVILRPGYRMQYMGQLNDLEITSPVSKATSVADWEEIVKEYEKTYARVYSESACSPELGFSVTGVIMRGVVATQKPVIPVEKEHGATPPKEAKVGVRKFYRHKQWVDADVWHMEKLLPGNEVIGPAIVEADSTTFVIPKGFATRLDKHRLFHLKEIK
- a CDS encoding hydantoinase B/oxoprolinase family protein, whose product is MANLLKNGKTLKQARDEILARTEKTGHYNGLKKLEFKERDPIGYEKMFSKLRGGIVHARETAKRIAASPIVEQEGELCFTLYNAVGDSVLTSTGIIIHVGTMGSAIKYMVENNWEDNPGINDKDIFTNNDCAIGNVHPCDIMTLVPIFHDEKLIGWVGGVTHVIDTGSVTPGSMSTGQVQRFGDGYMITCRKTGANDESFKDWLHESQRSVRTPKYWILDERTRIAGCHMIRDLVMEVIKEDGIDSYMRFIDEVIEEGRRGLISRIKSMTIPGKYRKVAFVDVPYAHKDIGVCSEFAKLDTIMHSPVEITINKDATWKLDFDGASRWGWHSFNCNQVSFTSGIWVMMTQTLIPTSRINDGAYFATQFRLKKGTWMNPDDRRTGHAYAWHFLVSGWSALWRGLSQAYYSRGYLEEVNSGNANTSNWLQGGGINQDGEIHAVNSFETSSCGTGACAIKDGLNHAAAIWNPEGDMGDIEIWEMAEPLLYLGRNVKANTGGYGKYRGGNGFETLRMVWGAHDWTMFFMGNGYMNSDWGMMGGYPAASGYRFEAHNTNLENRIKNNASLPLGGDFNPTDRGYEKHISHASQVKRDKQCITTENCFDNYDLYLNYIKGGPGFGDPIERDLNAILEDLNSKQLLPEYAYKVYGAIVSQNKDGVWVGDEAKTKARRKEILENRKARSIPVKEWMEQERNAILEKEASKQVKHMYATSFDLSPRFLNDFKAFWNLPKNWTVEEDELGVFTYGSKYRMDLSKLPDVHTVVLVDEK
- a CDS encoding acetone carboxylase subunit gamma, translating into MSKYTQEQIKNLVEGNLDWNTVLKMLSMPKDHERFQMYLKVLQDKVDFDDKIVLPLGPHLFVVQDPQKKWVIKCSCGHAFCAPEENWKLHANIYVRDTAEKMEEVYPKLLASDTHWQVYREYICPDCGILLDVEAPTPWYPVIHDFEPDIEVFYKDWLGIQPPERR
- a CDS encoding diacylglycerol kinase, producing the protein MSDFKVPPKAKGFKRLFKALFYSKDGLKCAWAEESAFRQIIILALFCIVLASYLAKDFLEWGLLILPCFLSVVVELINSSIEKAVDFTGTEFHPLAKKAKDMASSAQLIGLIFWALIWGRYLITLYFN
- the gyrA gene encoding DNA topoisomerase (ATP-hydrolyzing) subunit A, whose amino-acid sequence is MQDRLVNETKNIVEVGIDSSIEESYLAYSMSVIIGRALPDARDGLKPVHRRILYAMHELGLTSKVAYKKSARIVGDVIGKYHPHGDNAVYDALVRMAQDFSMRLELVDGQGNFGSIDGDNAAAMRYTEARMTKASEEILRDIDKDTIDFVPNYDDTLKEPDILPSRLPNLLVNGANGIAVGMATSIPPHRIDEIIDALAHVLENPNAELDEILEFVKGPDFPTGGIIYGKAGIVEAYKTGRGRVKVRAKVHVEKTKNKEIIVLDEMPFQTNKAKLVEQISDLAREKQIEGISEVRDESDREGIRVVIELKRDAMSEIVLNHLYKLTTMETTFSIILLAIYNKEPKIFTLLELLHLFLNHRKTIIIRRTIFELEKAKARAHILEGYLIALDNIDEIVQLIKTSPSPETAKNALIERFTLSEIQSKAILEMRLQRLTGLERDKIKEEYQNLLELIDDLNGILKSEDRLNEVVKTELLEVKEQFSSPRRTEIQESYENIDIEDLIANEPMVVSMSHKGYVKRVDLKAYEKQNRGGKGKLSGSTYEDDFIENFFVANTHDILLFITNKGQLYHLKVYKIPEASRIAMGKAIVNLISLAPNEKIMATLSTKDFSDERSLAFFTKNGVVKRTNLSEFGGNRSYSGIRAIVLDEGDELVGAKIVDKNAKHLLIASYLGMFIKFPLEDVREIGRTTRGVIGIKLNENDFVVGAVVISDDGNKLLSVSENGLGKQTLAEAYREQSRGGKGVIGMKITQKTGNLVGVISVDDENLDLMILTASAKMIRVSIKDIRETGRNASGVKLINTADKVMYVNSCPKEEEPENLETSSVQNLFE